Proteins from a single region of Parambassis ranga chromosome 16, fParRan2.1, whole genome shotgun sequence:
- the LOC114448859 gene encoding zinc finger protein 384 isoform X3 yields the protein MFQFGKYNLDIIEMLSGHQAHQFKGLGLDRQLQHQQQVQLHQHQLQQQQQQQAESSGALLTGLGLGPLQGTRGYHDDHRSQGNPSPCYSGASPCGSGMAGPALRKAPLAPTLHPHSQSHSQHHHPQQQPHLPLSSLLDDSEDDVTSSVNNAISAITAASSSGNRGDDRGDIIGGLLGGLGLGPLGSPSSTSGMDKNFRGGGSQEAMSTNPPNPTAKPKRPRKPRAKKDSAPGGQPPKRRQYTPRMGPSGLPRTHLCSVCGKGFARRETLRRHDRIHTGEKPHHCTICGKYFREAFHLSKHQTVHSGAKNYKCSICGKEFGYSQSLRRHSKLHQKGEMEEVPTTPAPENLNSFNPNPQCSVAQERSQNQAPSTSSYYSYSQDVKPQDTNPPPQPPPPPQPQPPPPPRLYTCAICWKSFRHHFHLTAHHQTVHEGGGEKLFCCEVCGKAFAYSNSLTRHKQSQHGMTRTETSNPQEGSSGSGDNRGGSDVNQSTSESEAATNALLQMAPPTEGHGGQSLSVVTHSHQQAAPQPPAGYSPLFYDTGAQSSASNAPSYSQPLPPNSTIMPPQHPHSPAGVKGEHIYPAGSRSRTLHTTAPFQPLTELPSTEHHHLHHHHLHSHHHPHHQSDTQPHQHLDCSIQLSHDEMRRHKKKKKKSDKRDWRGNNWESQDLVRFDGIKRKKKISCTVRGQLNKKQGSLRLTIRRGGSGGGGYKLVNTGGMKVQILTSLKVPVKRFGCPICPNSVFSRKAGLLVHMAVKHSQKALSTQERLRCSVCGKQSHRPLAAFIHRASHRARGTFSCRRCSARFWNATFLHRHKVSCRRRAKGLQRGDVMRLKLSKRLGERQTHEGHEEMPFLQGSYRY from the coding sequence GCTACCATGATGACCACCGTTCTCAAGGTAACCCATCTCCATGCTACTCTGGTGCCTCCCCCTGTGGAAGTGGGATGGCGGGCCCAGCTCTGAGAAAGGCACCCTTGGCTCCAACACTGCATCCACACTCACAGAGCCACAGCCAGCACCACCACCCGCAGCAACAGCCTCATCTGCCCCTCTCTTCTCTACTGGATGACTCTGAGGATGATGTCACTAGCTCTGTCAATAATGCAATTTCTGCTATAACTGCAGCTAGTAGCAGTGGAAATAGAGGGGATGATAGGGGAGACATCATAGGAGGTCTTCTAGGTGGTCTTGGTTTAGGACCTCTGGGCTCACCTTCATCCACCTCTGGTATGGATAAGAATTTCAGAGGTGGTGGGAGCCAGGAGGCTATGAGCACCAACCCACCGAATCCTACTGCCAAACCAAAACGTCCTCGCAAACCAAGAGCTAAGAAAGATTCTGCACCTGGAGGGCAGCCCCCCAAACGTAGGCAGTACACTCCCAGAATGGGGCCCAGCGGGCTCCCACGCACTCACCTCTGCAGTGTCTGTGGGAAAGGATTTGCACGTCGGGAGACCCTGCGCCGACATGACCGCATCCATACTGGAGAAAAGCCCCATCACTGCACCATTTGTGGGAAGTATTTCAGAGAGGCGTTTCACCTCAGCAAGCATCAAACGGTCCACTCTGGGGCTAAGAATTACAAATGCAGCATCTGTGGGAAGGAGTTTGGTTACTCCCAGAGCCTCAGGAGGCACAGCAAACTCCATCAGAAAGGGGAGATGGAAGAGGTTCCCACAACACCAGCTCCAGAGAACCTCAACAGCTTTAACCCAAATCCTCAATGTAGCGTGGCCCAAGAGAGGAGCCAGAACCAAGCACCAAGCACCTCCTCTTATTACTCCTACTCTCAAGATGTCAAGCCTCAAGACACCAATCCCCCACCACagcctccacccccaccacaacCACAGCCCCCACCGCCGCCGCGTCTCTACACCTGTGCTATATGTTGGAAGTCGTTCCGTCACCACTTCCACCTGACTGCCCATCATCAGACGGTTCATGAAGGAGGGGGTGAAAAGCTCTTCTGCTGTGAGGTATGTGGGAAAGCATTTGCCTACTCTAATAGCCTCACTCGACACAAGCAGTCTCAGCATGGGATGACCCGCACTGAAACGTCTAACCCACAAGAAGGCAGCAGTGGATCTGGAGACAACAGAGGTGGGAGTGATGTTAATCAGTCAACATCTGAGAGCGAGGCTGCCACCAATGCCCTGCTACAGATGGCTCCTCCCACTGAGGGCCATGGAGGGCAGAGTCTTAGTGTTGTCACTCATAGCCACCAACAGGCAGCTCCACAACCACCTGCTGGTTATTCACCTCTCTTTTATGATACAGGAGCCCAGTCTTCTGCCTCTAATGCTCCATCCTACTCTCAGCCTCTGCCTCCCAACTCTACAATCATGCCCCCGCAGCACCCGCATTCCCCAGCCGGGGTGAAAGGAGAGCACATATATCCAGCTGGATCCCGTAGTCGTACACTTCACACCACCGCCCCGTTCCAGCCCCTCACAGAGCTGCCCTCCACTGAACATCATCATCTGCATCACCATCATCTTCACTCCcaccatcatcctcatcatcagtcAGATACCCAGCCCCACCAACACCTTGACTGCAGTATCCAGCTGTCACACGATGAAATGAGACgacacaagaagaaaaaaaaaaagtccgaCAAGAGAGATTGGAGGGGAAATAATTGGGAATCTCAAGATTTAGTCAGATTTGATGGCatcaaaaggaagaaaaagataaGTTGTACAGTAAGAGGGCAGTTGAATAAAAAGCAAGGCTCTCTTCGTTTGACAATTAGGCGAGGAGGATCAGGCGGTGGTGGGTATAAGCTTGTCAACACTGGTGGAATGAAGGTGCAGATCCTGACGTCTCTCAAAGTCCCCGTGAAGCGATTTGGCTGTCCTATATGCCCGAATTCTGTGTTCTCCCGTAAAGCGGGACTGCTGGTCCACATGGCAGTTAAACACTCACAGAAAGCCTTGAGCACTCAGGAGCGACTaaggtgcagtgtgtgtgggaagcAGTCTCACAGGCCTTTGGCAGCCTTCATCCATCGGGCGTCCCATCGTGCCAGAGGGACTTTCTCATGCCGGCGCTGCTCCGCTCGCTTTTGGAATGCTACATTTCTTCACAGGCACAAGGTGTCCTGCCGCCGCAGGGCTAAAGGACTGCAGAGGGGAGATGTTATGAGGCTGAAGCTTTCAAAGAGACTGGGAGAGAGACAGACCCATGAGGGTCATGAGGAGATGCCATTCCTACAGGGATCATACAGATACTGA